The sequence AAGCGCAAATCATAATTAGCATCGGCTGAGCCTAAATTCATTGACATGTTATGGTTCATCGTGCCACTACCATGATTTATCATGCCACCGTCGTGATTCATCGGTTGCTTGTCGCTAGTATCAGTGGCGGTGGTAGTAGGGTTTGATGCTTGGTTTTGGGAAGTAGTTGTAGAACAGGCTGTTAACAGACCGCTAGGAACAGAGGCGATCGCTACTAAGGTCAATGACAAAAAGCTGTTTTTCAGAGTAGAAAGTTGCATAGTGATTATCTAAATATTTCCTGATTTCATTTTGCAATCTCCAGTTAACTGGAGAGTCAACCCCAATGGTGATTTATTTTTTGCTTAAGTAATAAAATCATTTAGGTAACTGGTTGCTTGCAATGCAACTGTTGTACTTACTACATAGTTTGACAGCCGAAGATGAAATCAGGATGAAATTAAAGGTTTCTACCCAAATTGCCAAGCTAGAGGTAGCCGATGGTCACGCAATTGGTAATTATACGTGGTATCACTGGTATCGGCATATGAACCTGTCTGTTGCTGTGCGTGAGATTGAGTCCACCGCAACAGCTATTTACCAAATTATGGGAGTAAAAACTTTTCTGTTTCGTCCGCCTTATGACATCCTCAACAATGGTGTAGCTGATTACGCTCAAAAGAATAATTACGCTGTTCTCATGTGGTCAG is a genomic window of Fortiea contorta PCC 7126 containing:
- a CDS encoding polysaccharide deacetylase family protein; the protein is MTAEDEIRMKLKVSTQIAKLEVADGHAIGNYTWYHWYRHMNLSVAVREIESTATAIYQIMGVKTFLFRPPYDILNNGVADYAQKNNYAVLMWSDDSINYRRPAVSRLVNNVLKDAKPGGIVLMHDGGGERSRTVRLYHKLSLHSNSVVIGL